One stretch of Nocardioides perillae DNA includes these proteins:
- the mce gene encoding methylmalonyl-CoA epimerase — MTAPLDVPGHLFTAIDHVGIAVADLDEATAFYRDTFGMHVVHEEVNEEQGVREAMVAVGDSGSCIQLLAPLTPESTIAKFLDRSGPGLQQLAYRVTDVEAVSAVLRERGVRLLYDAPKRGTSDSRINFVHPKDAGGVLVELVEPAAGGHGTAAH, encoded by the coding sequence ATGACCGCACCCCTGGACGTCCCCGGCCACCTCTTCACCGCGATCGACCACGTCGGCATCGCCGTGGCGGACCTCGACGAGGCCACCGCCTTCTACCGCGACACCTTCGGGATGCACGTGGTGCACGAGGAGGTCAACGAGGAGCAGGGCGTGCGCGAGGCGATGGTCGCGGTCGGCGACTCCGGCTCGTGCATCCAGCTCCTCGCTCCCCTGACCCCGGAGTCGACGATCGCGAAGTTCCTCGACCGCTCGGGCCCGGGCCTGCAGCAGCTCGCCTACCGCGTCACCGACGTCGAGGCGGTGTCGGCCGTGCTGCGCGAGCGCGGCGTGCGCCTGCTCTACGACGCCCCCAAGCGCGGCACCTCCGACAGCCGCATCAACTTCGTGCACCCGAAGGACGCCGGCGGCGTGCTGGTGGAGCTCGTGGAGCCGGCGGCGGGCGGCCACGGCACCGCCGCGCACTGA
- a CDS encoding acetyl-CoA C-acetyltransferase, with product MSDRSPSVIVAGARTPIGRLLGGLKTLTAADLGGVAIKGALEKAGVSGDQVDYVIMGQVILAGAGQNPARGAAVAGGIPMSVPSITINKVCLSGLNAIATADQMIRAGECEIVVAGGMESMTNAPHLLPKSREGFKYGDTALVDSMAYDALFDQVTSQAMGLLTEECNAASANLTREEQDHFAAQSHQKAATAWKNGVFDEEVVPVEIPQRKGDPVVVATDEGVRGDTTVESLGKLRPAFRKDGTITAGSASQISDGACAVVVMSKAKAEELGLDWLCEIGAHGMVAGPDSTLQLQPAAATAKACEKEGISPTDLDLVEFNEAFAAVGISSARELDLPDEKVNVNGGAIALGHPVGMSGARVVLHLALELKRRGGGVGAAALCGGGGQGDALIVRVPGA from the coding sequence ATGTCCGACCGTTCCCCGAGCGTCATCGTCGCCGGCGCGCGCACCCCGATCGGCCGCCTGCTCGGCGGGCTCAAGACCCTCACCGCCGCCGACCTCGGCGGCGTCGCGATCAAGGGCGCCCTCGAGAAGGCCGGCGTCTCGGGCGACCAGGTCGACTACGTGATCATGGGCCAGGTCATCCTGGCCGGAGCGGGGCAGAACCCCGCCCGCGGCGCCGCGGTCGCCGGCGGCATCCCGATGAGCGTCCCGTCCATCACCATCAACAAGGTCTGCCTCTCGGGCCTCAACGCCATCGCCACGGCCGACCAGATGATCCGCGCCGGCGAGTGCGAGATCGTCGTCGCCGGCGGCATGGAGTCGATGACCAACGCCCCGCACCTGCTGCCGAAGTCGCGCGAGGGCTTCAAGTACGGCGACACCGCGCTGGTCGACTCGATGGCCTACGACGCGCTCTTCGACCAGGTCACCTCGCAGGCGATGGGCCTGCTCACCGAGGAGTGCAACGCGGCCTCGGCCAACCTGACCCGCGAGGAGCAGGACCACTTCGCCGCCCAGTCGCACCAGAAGGCCGCGACGGCGTGGAAGAACGGCGTCTTCGACGAGGAGGTCGTGCCCGTCGAGATCCCGCAGCGCAAGGGCGACCCGGTCGTCGTCGCCACCGACGAGGGCGTGCGCGGCGACACCACCGTCGAGTCGCTCGGCAAGCTGCGCCCCGCCTTCCGCAAGGACGGCACCATCACGGCCGGGTCGGCCTCGCAGATCTCCGACGGCGCCTGCGCCGTCGTCGTCATGAGCAAGGCCAAGGCCGAGGAGCTCGGGCTGGACTGGCTGTGCGAGATCGGCGCCCACGGCATGGTGGCCGGCCCCGACTCGACGCTGCAGCTGCAGCCGGCGGCCGCCACGGCGAAGGCGTGCGAGAAGGAGGGCATCAGCCCGACCGACCTCGACCTCGTCGAGTTCAACGAGGCCTTCGCCGCGGTCGGCATCTCCTCGGCCCGCGAGCTCGACCTGCCCGACGAGAAGGTCAACGTCAACGGCGGCGCGATTGCGCTGGGCCACCCCGTCGGGATGTCCGGTGCCCGGGTCGTGCTGCACCTCGCGCTCGAGCTCAAGCGCCGCGGCGGCGGCGTCGGCGCGGCCGCGCTCTGCGGCGGCGGTGGCCAGGGCGACGCGCTGATCGTGCGCGTCCCGGGCGCCTGA
- the meaB gene encoding methylmalonyl Co-A mutase-associated GTPase MeaB, producing MPALVEQARAGQPRAVARLVSLVEDASPLLREVMAALTPYAGRAHVVGLTGAPGVGKSTTTSALVTELRRAGKRVGVLAVDPSSPFSGGALLGDRVRMAEHALDEGVYIRSMASRGQLGGLSWSTPQAVRVLDAAGCDVVLVETVGVGQSEVEVAGLADTTVVLLAPGMGDGIQAAKAGILEVGDVYVVNKADREGSEEVRRHLRGMLALADRPAAAWRPPIVRTVAARGEGLDELAAALADHLAWLGEDGRRRRAQVRRARDEVEAIALASLRARWGDLGDHRGLDELAARVVDGDLDPYAAADSLLVDR from the coding sequence GTGCCCGCGCTCGTCGAGCAGGCACGGGCCGGGCAGCCGCGCGCCGTCGCCCGGCTCGTCTCGCTCGTCGAGGACGCCTCGCCGCTGCTGCGCGAGGTGATGGCGGCACTCACGCCGTACGCCGGTCGCGCGCACGTCGTCGGCCTCACCGGTGCCCCGGGCGTGGGCAAGTCGACCACCACGAGCGCCCTCGTCACCGAGCTGCGCCGCGCGGGCAAGCGGGTCGGCGTGCTCGCGGTCGACCCGTCGTCGCCCTTCTCGGGCGGCGCGCTGCTCGGCGACCGGGTGCGCATGGCCGAGCACGCCCTCGACGAGGGCGTCTACATCCGCTCGATGGCCTCCCGCGGCCAGCTCGGCGGGCTGTCGTGGTCGACCCCGCAGGCCGTGCGCGTGCTCGATGCGGCCGGCTGCGACGTCGTGCTGGTCGAGACCGTCGGCGTGGGCCAGAGCGAGGTCGAGGTGGCGGGCCTGGCCGACACGACCGTCGTGCTGCTGGCGCCCGGCATGGGTGACGGCATCCAGGCGGCGAAGGCGGGCATCCTCGAGGTCGGCGACGTCTACGTCGTCAACAAGGCCGACCGCGAGGGCTCCGAGGAGGTGCGGCGGCACCTGCGCGGGATGCTCGCGCTGGCCGACCGCCCGGCGGCGGCGTGGCGACCGCCGATCGTGCGCACCGTGGCCGCGCGAGGCGAGGGGCTCGACGAGCTCGCCGCCGCGCTGGCCGACCACCTCGCGTGGCTGGGGGAGGACGGGCGCCGGCGCCGGGCGCAGGTGCGCCGCGCCCGCGACGAGGTCGAGGCGATCGCGCTGGCCTCGCTGCGCGCCCGGTGGGGGGACCTCGGGGACCACCGCGGCCTCGACGAGCTCGCGGCCCGCGTCGTCGACGGCGACCTCGACCCCTACGCCGCGGCGGACTCGCTCCTCGTCGACCGCTGA
- a CDS encoding PH domain-containing protein: protein MGLRTALTDPQVHRHLLREEGEVVVDEVRHHWVVYVRPLLEGLVAIALLALVPFAPLDLAWLPLLAAAGLALHATWRALAAHVDRFVITNMRVFRVHGVFSQQLSTMPLTRILDITVARPLHGRLLGFGHFVFESAAQEQGLRDIRYVGRPHERDLAIQRVVQRSGLRGPRVP, encoded by the coding sequence GTGGGCCTGCGCACGGCCCTGACCGACCCCCAGGTGCACCGGCACCTGCTGCGGGAGGAGGGCGAGGTCGTCGTCGACGAGGTGCGCCACCACTGGGTGGTCTACGTGCGCCCGCTCCTCGAGGGCCTCGTCGCGATCGCCCTCCTCGCACTCGTGCCCTTCGCCCCCCTCGACCTCGCCTGGCTCCCGCTCCTCGCGGCGGCCGGGCTCGCACTGCACGCGACCTGGCGGGCGCTCGCGGCGCACGTCGACCGCTTCGTCATCACCAACATGCGCGTCTTCCGGGTGCACGGGGTCTTCTCCCAGCAGCTGTCGACGATGCCGCTCACCCGGATCCTCGACATCACCGTCGCCCGGCCGCTGCACGGCAGGCTCCTCGGCTTCGGCCACTTCGTCTTCGAGTCCGCCGCGCAGGAGCAGGGCCTGCGCGACATCCGCTACGTCGGTCGCCCGCACGAGCGCGACCTCGCGATCCAGCGCGTCGTGCAGCGCTCCGGGCTGCGCGGGCCGCGGGTCCCGTGA
- a CDS encoding iron ABC transporter permease, producing MSLLDRPAGVPELPGTPGAPGAPGTSGAAGTAAGTARRGAVGTVVLLALLGLTVLASLALGARDVAPADVWAALVSPVPGDNDHLVVRELRLPRTLIGLVGGAALGAAGALVQGVTRNPIADPGLLGINAGASLAVVVAIAALGVGSVGGYLWFAFAGAAVAALLVHGAASRGFEGATPVKLALVGAAVTATCTSLVSVVLLTDRNTLDEYRFWQVGSLVGRSLPVLATVLPFVLVGLVLALAAARVLNALALGDDVARGLGVDVARGRLLVVVSVVLLCGSAVSLVGPIAFVGLVVPHVARLLVGPDHRWTVPLSALAGPVLLLTADVLGRLVAGPAEVEAGLVVAVLGATVLLALVRRTRSVAA from the coding sequence GTGTCGCTGCTCGACCGACCGGCGGGGGTCCCGGAGCTGCCGGGCACGCCCGGTGCGCCCGGTGCGCCCGGTACGTCCGGTGCTGCGGGCACGGCGGCGGGCACGGCACGCCGCGGAGCGGTGGGGACCGTCGTGCTGCTGGCCCTGCTCGGCCTCACCGTGCTGGCGAGCCTCGCGCTGGGTGCCCGCGACGTGGCCCCGGCCGACGTCTGGGCCGCTCTGGTGTCCCCGGTGCCGGGCGACAACGACCACCTCGTGGTGCGCGAGCTGCGCCTGCCGCGCACGCTGATCGGTCTCGTCGGGGGAGCGGCCCTCGGGGCCGCCGGCGCCCTCGTGCAGGGCGTCACGCGCAACCCGATCGCCGACCCCGGTCTGCTCGGCATCAACGCCGGCGCGTCGCTGGCCGTCGTGGTCGCGATCGCGGCGCTCGGCGTCGGCTCCGTCGGGGGCTACCTGTGGTTCGCCTTCGCGGGCGCCGCCGTCGCGGCCCTGCTGGTGCACGGAGCGGCGTCGCGCGGCTTCGAGGGCGCGACGCCGGTCAAGCTGGCGCTCGTGGGTGCTGCGGTGACCGCGACCTGCACCTCCCTGGTCTCGGTGGTGCTGCTGACCGACCGCAACACCCTGGACGAGTACCGCTTCTGGCAGGTCGGCTCGCTGGTGGGCCGCTCCCTGCCCGTGCTCGCCACGGTGCTGCCCTTCGTGCTGGTGGGCCTCGTGCTCGCCCTGGCCGCTGCACGCGTGCTCAACGCACTCGCGCTCGGCGACGACGTCGCACGCGGGCTGGGCGTCGACGTCGCGCGCGGCCGGCTCCTCGTCGTGGTGTCGGTGGTGCTGCTGTGCGGCTCGGCGGTCTCGCTCGTGGGTCCGATCGCCTTCGTCGGCCTGGTCGTGCCCCACGTCGCCCGGCTGCTCGTCGGCCCGGACCACCGCTGGACGGTCCCGCTCTCCGCGCTGGCCGGGCCCGTGCTGCTGCTGACCGCCGACGTGCTCGGGCGGCTCGTCGCCGGGCCCGCGGAGGTCGAGGCCGGGCTCGTGGTCGCCGTCCTCGGCGCCACGGTCCTCCTCGCGCTGGTGCGGCGGACGAGGAGCGTGGCCGCGTGA
- a CDS encoding iron chelate uptake ABC transporter family permease subunit, protein MSAPVLDAPALAQRAAAAGDAVLRARRRRAGRAVGVTTGLLVVMATVSLAALVLGDYRLTPVQVAQALLGGEGPARFVVVDLRLPRLLLGLLVGVAFGLAGALFQSVLRNPLASPDVIGVTQGASAGAVAALLLAGAGGATVSLAALGGGAAVGLLLYAVAWRAGMTGHRFVLAGIGVSYLCASVVGYLLTRSDVREAQAALLWMTGSTAQATWPLVAVLAVALAALVPLVALVARGLGLLLLGDDLAGGLGLRTETVRALVVALGVALAAVATAAAGPVAFVAFVAAPVARRLLGDGGLGLVPAALVGAALVVGADVVAQHLLPADLAVPVGVVTGVVGGPYLVWLLATGHGRAR, encoded by the coding sequence GTGAGCGCCCCGGTCCTCGACGCCCCCGCCCTGGCGCAGCGCGCCGCCGCGGCCGGCGACGCGGTGCTCCGCGCTCGCCGCCGCCGGGCGGGCCGCGCGGTCGGCGTCACGACCGGCCTGCTCGTCGTCATGGCGACGGTCTCGCTCGCCGCGCTCGTCCTCGGCGACTACCGCCTCACCCCGGTGCAGGTCGCCCAGGCGCTGCTGGGCGGCGAGGGGCCCGCACGCTTCGTCGTGGTCGACCTGCGCCTGCCGCGGCTGCTGCTCGGCCTCCTCGTCGGCGTCGCCTTCGGCCTGGCCGGCGCGCTCTTCCAGTCGGTCCTGCGCAACCCGCTCGCGAGCCCCGACGTCATCGGCGTGACCCAGGGTGCCAGCGCCGGTGCGGTGGCCGCGCTGCTCCTCGCCGGGGCCGGCGGCGCGACCGTGTCGCTCGCCGCGCTCGGGGGCGGCGCGGCCGTCGGGCTGCTGCTGTACGCCGTGGCGTGGCGCGCCGGCATGACCGGTCACCGCTTCGTCCTCGCCGGGATCGGGGTGTCCTACCTGTGCGCGAGCGTCGTCGGCTACCTGCTGACCCGCAGCGACGTGCGCGAGGCCCAGGCGGCGCTCTTGTGGATGACCGGCAGCACCGCCCAGGCCACGTGGCCGCTGGTGGCGGTGCTCGCCGTGGCGCTGGCCGCCCTGGTGCCCCTGGTGGCCCTCGTGGCCCGGGGGCTCGGGCTGCTGCTGCTCGGCGACGACCTGGCCGGGGGCCTCGGGCTGCGGACCGAGACGGTGCGGGCGCTGGTGGTCGCGCTGGGGGTCGCCCTCGCCGCCGTGGCGACCGCGGCCGCGGGCCCCGTCGCGTTCGTGGCCTTCGTCGCCGCTCCGGTCGCGCGACGCCTGCTCGGCGACGGCGGGCTCGGCCTCGTGCCCGCCGCGCTCGTGGGGGCGGCGCTGGTCGTCGGGGCCGACGTCGTGGCGCAGCACCTGCTGCCCGCCGACCTGGCGGTGCCCGTCGGCGTCGTCACCGGCGTCGTCGGCGGCCCCTACCTGGTGTGGCTGCTCGCCACCGGTCACGGGCGGGCCCGGTGA
- a CDS encoding ATP-binding cassette domain-containing protein: MTGLVAHDLHLAYGEHTVVHGVDLAVPPGRITVVVGANGCGKSTLLRALGRLLTPTRGRVELDGQDLARLRPRDVATVLGLLPQQPAAPEGITVADLVGRGRHPHQGVFRRWSAEDTAAVARALALTDTEDLAARRVEELSGGQRQRVWIAMVLAQDPATMLLDEPTTYLDIAHQVDVLDLLAELNAERGTTVVMVLHDLNLAARYAHHLVVMCEGRVLREGAPADVLDEACVAEAFGLRSQVVPDPVTGSPMVVPVGRRTTADRPLPRSAPDIC; the protein is encoded by the coding sequence GTGACCGGGCTCGTCGCGCACGACCTGCACCTGGCCTACGGCGAGCACACCGTCGTCCACGGCGTCGACCTCGCCGTCCCCCCGGGCCGCATCACCGTGGTCGTCGGGGCCAACGGCTGCGGCAAGTCCACGCTGCTGCGCGCGCTCGGGCGCCTGCTCACCCCGACGCGGGGCCGTGTCGAGCTGGACGGCCAGGACCTCGCCCGGCTGCGCCCGCGCGACGTGGCGACCGTGCTGGGCCTGCTGCCGCAGCAGCCGGCCGCCCCCGAGGGCATCACCGTGGCGGACCTCGTCGGCCGGGGCCGGCACCCGCACCAGGGCGTCTTCCGCCGCTGGAGCGCCGAGGACACCGCCGCCGTCGCCCGCGCGCTCGCGCTCACCGACACCGAGGACCTCGCCGCGCGCCGCGTGGAGGAGCTGTCGGGCGGTCAGCGGCAGCGGGTGTGGATCGCGATGGTGCTGGCGCAGGACCCGGCCACGATGCTGCTCGACGAGCCGACGACCTACCTCGACATCGCCCACCAGGTCGACGTGCTCGACCTGCTCGCGGAGCTGAACGCCGAGCGCGGCACGACGGTGGTGATGGTGCTGCACGACCTCAACCTCGCCGCCCGCTACGCGCACCACCTCGTGGTGATGTGCGAGGGGCGGGTGCTGCGCGAGGGCGCGCCTGCCGACGTCCTCGACGAGGCCTGCGTGGCGGAGGCCTTCGGCCTGCGCTCGCAGGTGGTGCCGGACCCGGTGACCGGCTCGCCCATGGTGGTGCCCGTGGGGCGTCGCACCACGGCCGACCGCCCGCTGCCGCGGTCGGCTCCCGACATCTGTTAG
- a CDS encoding ABC transporter substrate-binding protein, translated as MSSLRTRGLRRLALPTAVALLALPLAACGGGSSSDAGADSGSGTDEAYEPVTVEHAFGTTEITERPERVAVWGWGSADAAIALGTIPVAMPRNSYGATEEGLMPWQEEALAEAGAETPTLLSETPEAPLEEIAAAAPDVILAHYSGITEAEYDKLSQIAPVVAYPDEAWSTPWREVVTTTGEVLGKSEEAEALLADIDEEVAAAAEAHPEFEGTSIAAVAIDPSAFYVYRGADPRVEFLTDLGFELAPSVDELDTAESTFFYTLSTERVDELTSDVLLSYVPSEERAEEIEADPAYDAMAQFQEDRVATVVGEATVSSVSPPTALSLTWGLDAFVDALVPAVEAAQAR; from the coding sequence GTGTCGTCCCTTCGCACCCGCGGCCTGCGCCGCCTCGCCCTGCCCACCGCCGTCGCCCTGCTCGCGCTGCCGCTCGCGGCGTGCGGCGGCGGCAGCAGCTCCGACGCGGGAGCCGACAGCGGCTCCGGCACGGACGAGGCCTACGAGCCCGTCACGGTCGAGCACGCCTTCGGCACCACCGAGATCACCGAGCGCCCCGAGCGCGTCGCCGTCTGGGGCTGGGGCTCCGCCGATGCCGCGATCGCCCTCGGGACCATCCCGGTCGCGATGCCGCGGAACTCCTACGGCGCGACGGAGGAGGGACTCATGCCGTGGCAGGAGGAGGCGCTGGCCGAGGCCGGGGCCGAGACGCCGACGCTGCTGAGCGAGACTCCCGAGGCGCCGCTGGAGGAGATCGCCGCGGCCGCGCCCGACGTGATCCTCGCGCACTACTCGGGCATCACCGAGGCGGAGTACGACAAGCTCTCGCAGATCGCTCCCGTGGTGGCCTACCCCGACGAGGCCTGGTCGACGCCGTGGCGCGAGGTCGTCACGACCACCGGCGAGGTGCTCGGCAAGAGCGAGGAGGCCGAGGCGCTGCTCGCCGACATCGACGAGGAGGTGGCCGCGGCCGCCGAGGCGCACCCCGAGTTCGAGGGCACCAGCATCGCCGCGGTCGCGATCGACCCCAGTGCCTTCTACGTCTACCGCGGCGCCGACCCGCGCGTGGAGTTCCTCACCGACCTCGGCTTCGAGCTGGCGCCCAGCGTCGACGAGCTCGACACCGCGGAGTCGACGTTCTTCTACACCCTCAGCACGGAGCGGGTCGACGAGCTGACCTCCGACGTGCTGCTGTCCTACGTGCCGAGCGAGGAGCGCGCCGAGGAGATCGAGGCGGACCCCGCCTACGACGCCATGGCGCAGTTCCAGGAGGACCGCGTCGCCACCGTCGTCGGCGAGGCGACCGTCTCGTCGGTCTCGCCCCCGACCGCGCTGTCGCTCACGTGGGGTCTCGACGCCTTCGTCGACGCCCTGGTGCCGGCCGTCGAGGCCGCGCAGGCGCGCTGA
- a CDS encoding co-chaperone YbbN, with amino-acid sequence MTQQPFSRPGAIDLSALKRPAPAGPPSGAAGGPGAGGPGAGGAPGAPAAAGASAYSLRLDEQSFQSVLEASMTAPVLLVFFSPSRMPESAQLAADVAQVVEELEGRFLAGLVDIDATPAIAQAMQIPSIPLVVAVVDGRPMPLLQDVVPLDQLRTALHQVAQQLTTQGITGRHQPRSGAPVDAEAGEGPAVDPRYAPAQDALEAGDVDRAVAEYQKLVDANPADSEAAAGLAMAQVLQRTLGVDLHAARADAAARPDDVDAQTLCADLDLLGGHVDDAFARLVELVRRSAGDDRDRARQHLLGLFAAVGNDDPRVLRGRQALASALF; translated from the coding sequence ATGACGCAGCAGCCCTTCTCCCGTCCCGGTGCGATCGACCTCTCGGCGCTGAAGCGGCCGGCCCCGGCGGGTCCGCCGAGCGGTGCCGCGGGCGGCCCGGGAGCGGGCGGCCCGGGTGCGGGTGGCGCCCCCGGTGCCCCGGCGGCGGCGGGCGCCTCGGCGTACTCGCTGCGGCTCGACGAGCAGTCCTTCCAGTCCGTGCTGGAGGCGTCGATGACCGCGCCGGTGCTGCTGGTCTTCTTCTCGCCGAGCCGGATGCCCGAGAGTGCGCAGCTGGCGGCCGACGTGGCACAGGTCGTCGAGGAGCTCGAGGGCCGCTTCCTGGCCGGCCTCGTCGACATCGACGCCACCCCGGCGATCGCGCAGGCGATGCAGATCCCGAGCATCCCGCTGGTGGTGGCGGTGGTCGACGGCCGCCCGATGCCGCTGCTGCAGGACGTCGTGCCGCTCGACCAGCTGCGCACCGCGTTGCACCAGGTCGCCCAGCAGCTCACCACGCAGGGCATCACCGGGCGCCACCAGCCGCGCTCGGGCGCCCCCGTCGACGCGGAGGCCGGGGAGGGCCCGGCGGTCGACCCGCGCTACGCCCCCGCCCAGGACGCCCTCGAGGCGGGCGACGTCGACCGGGCGGTCGCGGAGTACCAGAAGCTCGTCGACGCCAACCCCGCCGACAGCGAGGCCGCCGCCGGCCTGGCCATGGCGCAGGTGCTCCAGCGCACCCTCGGCGTCGACCTGCACGCCGCCCGGGCCGACGCCGCGGCGCGCCCCGACGACGTCGACGCGCAGACGCTCTGCGCCGACCTCGACCTGCTCGGCGGCCACGTCGACGACGCCTTCGCCCGGCTCGTCGAGCTCGTGCGCCGCAGCGCGGGCGACGACCGCGACCGGGCGCGCCAGCACCTGCTCGGCCTCTTCGCCGCCGTCGGCAACGACGACCCGCGCGTCCTGCGCGGACGCCAGGCGCTCGCCTCCGCGCTCTTCTGA
- a CDS encoding NUDIX domain-containing protein produces MAAGTERTPEHDTGAQVEATVETVADGVARVAWRAGAGAPGTTDAGAPTHGDAVEVVRRRVEDALTTHARVETLVAVDDEAGQRVATWSGLRREGVMRGVTVAGEPVDRVVYARLATDRPAHEPDGFRELLNSFLPRKRAISQMLLRDHDGRVLLCQLTYKRDWDLPGGVVEVGESPQVAVAREVEEELGLQVEAGALLLTDWLPAWAGWDDALCLVFDGGVHDAAVVDDIVRQEREIRHAAFCSLDEVEERCADFTARRIRSALASLDGGGTAYTESGR; encoded by the coding sequence ATGGCGGCTGGCACGGAACGCACCCCCGAGCACGACACCGGAGCGCAGGTGGAGGCGACCGTCGAGACCGTCGCCGACGGTGTCGCCCGGGTCGCCTGGCGCGCCGGTGCCGGAGCGCCCGGGACCACGGACGCGGGTGCGCCGACCCACGGCGACGCGGTCGAGGTGGTGCGCCGCCGGGTGGAGGACGCCCTGACCACCCACGCCCGGGTCGAGACCCTGGTCGCGGTCGACGACGAGGCCGGCCAGCGGGTCGCGACCTGGTCGGGGCTGCGCCGCGAGGGCGTCATGCGCGGGGTCACGGTCGCGGGCGAACCCGTCGACCGGGTCGTCTACGCCCGCCTGGCCACCGACCGTCCCGCCCACGAGCCCGACGGCTTCCGCGAGCTGCTCAACTCCTTCCTGCCGCGCAAGCGGGCCATCAGCCAGATGCTGCTGCGCGACCACGACGGCCGGGTGCTGCTGTGCCAGCTGACCTACAAGCGCGACTGGGACCTGCCCGGCGGCGTCGTCGAGGTGGGCGAGTCGCCGCAGGTGGCGGTGGCGCGCGAGGTCGAGGAGGAGCTCGGGCTGCAGGTCGAGGCCGGCGCGCTGCTGCTCACCGACTGGCTCCCGGCGTGGGCCGGGTGGGACGACGCACTCTGCCTGGTCTTCGACGGCGGGGTCCACGACGCGGCCGTGGTCGACGACATCGTGCGCCAGGAGCGCGAGATCCGGCACGCCGCCTTCTGCAGCCTCGACGAGGTCGAGGAGCGCTGCGCCGACTTCACCGCGCGCCGCATCCGCAGCGCGCTCGCGTCCCTCGACGGCGGCGGCACGGCGTACACCGAGTCGGGCCGCTAG